The genomic segment CCTTCAGGGGTTGGGCATTGGGTTATTCTGTGCACTCACTTCACCCCCAAGGGATTTTCATGATGGACGTTGACCACTTTCTCAGCTGTTGATGTCAGGATTTGATATTACCAAACTACATCTAGCACAATTTGATTGACTTCAGACAATGAGATCTAGAGTTAAGGTTGAGGACCATTACCAATCCTCATTCATTAAGAACACTCTACATGCTACCTTTGCGCTGCTAGGACAGGATTTTAGCTGTGGTTTTTTTATTGATGTCAGTGGTTAGGGTTAGATGAAAGATCAGTTGAAAGAAAGAGTGATAGGATAAGGGAAGAAAAAGAACACATACATGATTAAATGTACTCGAATGGAAGTACATGGCATTTTTCCATATTGTACTGCCTCACCTTGGTaccactgttgtgttgtgtcatggactttctgtgtttgtgcttttcttttttttaattcaattcaattttatttttaatatgttttattatttattatttatttattttttatgatactgcctgtaaggaaaattcattttgttgtctctaattgagacaatgacaataaatttgaatacaatacaatactgatgaagccgaattttagttaaaaatataagaagatattaaattggtttctgggctagcttacagcttatatttagtgtcaaattaggctttcctcaggttgcggggtgtgtgagataataaatcctataacattgtctcccaagtgacaggcagagagaaggagctagagatatctttgaagtgagatgccataaagcaaatgaccaatgtttatgggggaggaggcgatagaggaagagagatctttgaagcaagaggcaataaagcagatggcctatgtttatgaggggccaagtgacaaagaagaaccagggaagtggagataaaatggccaatgtttttagtatatcttgtaccatgtaaacaaaaggtttgatgtgatgcattctgtggaaaccttttcctgtacctctgaccatgactaatgtctgtggaatgtgctaaggggacaaaaaaactctatttaaggcaatgcaattctgttgttcagagagggtggctgagcacagtcaagtgtctgtgttggtcacttgactggagttctccctcccttccatcggccgatgttaagtaaagttttgaactggtctaccaaacagtttgtgtggtgtctgtttattaagaagcgaacctggtttagtagttaagataagtagctttttcaatacaatacaatacaattaaatgTATTGAACTGAAGACTATAGTGCTTTCAAGGGTCTTTAAAATGTATATAAAGAAGGTACATGCTATCATACTTTTCCAAAAATAAGTAAAATTGGTGGATGGGTGAGCAATTTGTAGATTTTGTGTATGTTGATAGAGATTGAGAGATGAAGAAAATCTAAAAAAAACTGACAAGAagatagtttaagaaggaactgcagatgctagaaaatcgaaggtagacaaaaatgctggagaaactcagcaggtgagggtgaaaaagttacttttataacatcTAAACGGGTTCGCTTCTTaagatttcaacaccgcggggcctggtgtccgagttcgccagtgtcagaggtccggccagcgcggcctgagaactttggacatttcagtcttcagggaggaagcggccgcttcagtccaggccgctggagaatgttcacccgacgccgatgatccagcttcgcggcagagggcctgagaacatcgagttggctgaggaggccacatatagaccccgacctcgggtggactatgaggggggagaactggatatttttagtgccttccctcacagtgaattctgctgtggggggacgtttcatgttgatttctatagtgtactgttctgtgtcttttttcttttttctcttttttgttttgtatggatatattgacatttgatctgttcaattaatttaatcaatctctgtaaagcactttggttcaaatactggttttgttgaaaagtgctatataaataaagaatataattattattattattattaataaacagacaactcacaaacgtttggtagaccagttcaaaactttactatatcggccgatggaagggagggagtacTCTAGTCAAGTGAGCAATAcagacacttcactgtcctcagtccacttccctgaacaacagaattacatggtattatatagtgttttttgtcaccttagcacattccacaaacattagtCATGGCCAGAGGTACAGAGAATAAAGATTACTACAGGATGCGCCTGAGTGGTCTCGTCTCATCAAAGGCATCTTGGCATATGGTACAAGGACTTTACATATCAAAGTCATCAGTCACTGCATACCTCAAAGGCATTGGACATTTTTTCCAATACCCCTTCCTGGGATTTATCTGGGTTTCCTCCCTTGTCAAATGCTAGACGCATTTTAAAGTCATTCAttatctcaatacacagcaacctgaggcaagcctaatttgagactaaatatcaGCCGTAAGCTAGCTcaggaaccaatttaatatcttcttaaatTTTTAACTTAATTCAGCCTTTTTcaaggcagcacctatggagcgaaggaaataggcaatgtttcgggtcgagaacccttcTGAAGaacttcagcatttttgtttgcTGACAAGAAGATAGTGATATTCAGAATGAAGTATAAAGGTATAAATGGGTGTGCAGTGTGGGGTTTGATAAGATGAGCAAAAATTGCAGCATGGCATTTGATTAGTTAAACCAACAAGGAAATAGAAAGAAACAAAACATAAATGTTGAAACTAATTTTTATTTAGTATAAATTGTTATAGATATAACTCACTTTGAAATTAGATGAATATACAAACCTTTTTATGATGTTTAAATTTCATCTTTTACCTTCGTTAGGTTGATTCAATTTTGAAGATCCAGTCATGCTGCGGGCAGGATTTCGATCTGAGCGTTTACGGGTGAACTTGAGACTAGTTATCAATCGGCTTAAGCTGCTGGAAAAAAAGAAAAGTAGGTGTTTTTAATTGAAATTATGACAGATTTTCTGAAATGACTTTGCATAACCATCATCTTTGTGATCGTAGTACTTCAGTTAATTAAACATTTTGTAAAGTTGATGGATATGAAGTATCAAAGCCTTTATTTAATAAATTGCAGCATGATGGTCTAGctcttttgcactatattgtaggCCTCAGTTAAATAATACAGGTCATCCCTGGGTTTGGAATCACCAGACTTAGGGACACCCATATGTATGATTGAGctcccataatattattaaatttaaaTGTCTGACATACATACATAATTTTGTCCCTGGGAACAGCAGGACTAGTTTCTCCtctcaaagatatacacaaactgCTGACTCAGtgagcccaggcagcatctctggagagaaggaatgggtagcgtttcgggtcatagaaaaataggcgcaggattgggccattcggcccttcgagccagcaccaccattcaatatgatcatggctgatcatctaaaatcagtaccctgttccggctttttcccccatattccttgatgtctttagtcctaagagctaaatctctcttgagaGACTGGAgaggggtttcgacccaaaatgtcacccattccatctctccagagataataataataataataataaatttatttatagagcactttaaaaacaaacatagctgcaacaaagtgctgtacatcactaatcattgacaaaaaagttaatacacaccaaaaataactaatcaaaagaaatagtaggaaaagacatgtaaaataaagaaacatcaaaaacaccacaaacagaagcaaagcctcaggcatggtcaaaagccagggagtacaaatgcgttttaacactggatttgaagatggacagtgagggggcctgtcaatatgatgtgcaacggcagggtgttccaaaATGCCGTaccagcaacagagaaggctttTTCCcccctgagcctccgactagaccttctTTACCTCCTAGGAGCAGCTGACCATCTGACCTGACCTGAGGACTGGAGAGGAGCGTAGGGGTGGAGCAgccagagaggtaaggcggggcgacccattcagagatttaaaaaacaaataacagtatgagatgctgcatgtcctgctgagttactccagcggtttgtgtctaccttcaaaataaaccagcatctgcagttctttcctacacatagtttCTCCTCTACCTCTCCACTTTTGGTCATTATTCTTTGACGTAAGTCAAGTGTGCTTTTGAGACTATTTGTTACAATACTGTGGAGGTATGGTTATATCGAGTGGCTTGTGTATTTTCTGACTAATGGACAAAGGATAtctgtgacccgaaacgtcacccatttcttctctccagagatgctgcccgtcctgttgagttactcctgctttttttgtctattttctgCTTATGGTTATCTGCTTAAAACAACCCATTTGTTACCTGGGAAAGCCTATCAATAAATTATAAGTGTAATACAAAAGATTGCATTCATTAAGAACATTGCTCTATTTGATATTGCTGAATTACTCTTGCAGCTGAATTAGCTCAAAAAGCCAGGAAGGAAATTGCAGATTATCTTGCAGCTGGGAAGGATGAGCGGGCGCGGATCCGTGTTGAGCATATCATTCGAGAGGACTACTTGGTGGAAGCCATGGAGATTCTGGAATTGTACTGTGATTTGTTGCTTGCACGATTTGGCATGATCCAATCAATGAAGTATGTAAACATTACATTTATATTTTTGTCCCAGTCTTGTGTAGTTATTGATTGTCATAAATGGCTAACAAGCAAAATCTTAGTGCGACTCTAAATTAGTAATTCAGTTTACAAAACCAGCATAGAAAACCATTTATTCTAATTCAACCAAAAAATTATGGTTGCTTTAAATTTGTAACCAAGGTATTTTGTTGGAAAAAAGAACAAAGCTAGTGTAACAGTGTTGGGCACAAGTGTTTGCATTTCTGCCAATAAGTACCGAATGAATTATATTAACCTACTATGCAAACCATGATGACGATAATACTGCTGTCGTGGGACAAACTCCTCACATTTTCTGTGAGGTGCGAAAAAAATCCTCATAAAACTAACAGCATTATTGCAGGATTTgttatcaataaagtatttaactGTCAGGTTTCTTTCTGAAATACAATtaatttatctagaatttctgAATATTGTCATCATAATGTTTGAAAGGTTACTGCAACAGAATTGTCTATTCTCTTCACTGTATCTTCTGTCCATTTGTGTCCCCTGGTTGTCACATCAGTCACCATAGAAAATGTTACTCTTTCATGATCATGGCTTTTATACCTTCATTAAACACCTATCAGCTGCCTTTGTCCAAATCCCAGATACttcattttgactttttttttgtgaaattccttgtttatgaatctaagtgtgaggtattgcagttTGGGAGATTAAtcgtaaggggaaaatatacagttaatagCAAACCCGTAGCAACGATGATGTCCAGATGTATCTTGGGGCATAAGTCCATggcaccctgaaagtggcaacgcaagtagatagagtagtatgcttgccttcagtcGAAGCATTGTGTGTAAGAGTCAGTCATGtacctttataaaactttggtgagaacaaatttagattattgtgtacagttctggtcaccccataacaggaaggttgtggaggctttggagaggatgcagacgtCGTCTACCAGAATGTAGCCTGGGTTAGGAGGTAAGGGCCACAAGGagcggttggacaaacttggattgttttccaggAACAgtagaggttgaagggagactgacattggacattgtgttcggcacagacataatGGCTCCAAGTgtttgttcctgtactgtacagcCACAGTTAAATGCTTTTAGTGATAGCCTGTCATTCCCTTGATGCATTACCAAAGTATATTTGGAATGAAATCAAGAACAAAGCTGGATGTACCTTTTGAGAAAGCTCCGCTCCTTCgaagtctgcagtaagatgctgcggatgttctaccaatcggtggtaaccAGTGCCATTGTCTTTGCTGTCGTGTGCTGGGACAGCAGGGCGAAGGTCGCGGACGCCAATaggttaacaaactcatcaggaaggctggctccgtcctgggggcggactTGGATTCATatcaggtggtcttggaggggaggatgctcctcaaactatggagcatcctggacaatacagctcaccctctccatgacaAACTGGTCAACCTGAGTAGTAGCTTCATCAACAGACTGCCTCCACCAAGAATGCCAGaggagatctttcttccctgtggctatcaaactgtacaactcctcccccttctgtcatgaggtagactgactcccctccccaatctttgcacatccccaaataccacttgtcactttaatttcatctttcatgtattttgtgttttatgactgttgccctccccaatttccctccagggatagataaagttctatcgtatcacctCGTAATTCAAATAGCTGATTTTAATTTTTCACGCAGAATGCTTGCTCTAGCAAAGCCTGAGTGCGTTTTACTTCATTGAATGTGGTGCAAGTCAGTTTTACCAATGTGGTGCAAGTCAGTTTTACCATTGCTGGATTTACTGCAGTTTAGGCTAGTATAAAATTAGAAAGTAGAAAAGGGGAGagggtatgttaattggctttggtaaaattgtaaattgtccctagtgcgtttaAGGTagattagtgtgcggggaacgcaTGTTAGCTtggattctgtgggccgaagggcctgtttccacactatctctaaactaaacactgtcaTTTTGCTGCTAATGGCAAAATCCTTGCCAACCTGTTCATAATCACCTAGAATGGACCCCAGTTAAAGCCCATCTATTGTCATATTCCAGCTATTGACTATTTTTTGGAGGCAAAGGAGGGGAAAGCACCAATAAATTAGATGATTTTAGGGCAAATTTGGTAAACTGGGAAACAGTAATTTAATATTTTCTTAGATATGCTAGATTCTCATCAAAAATTGTTCTTCGCCCAATAATGTCGGTTAAATATATCTGAAATTCTTCCATCTTGATATTACGAGAACCTTACAACTTGGTGTCCCAGTGAATAATATTGCAGATTCTGCTTAGTGGTTCCAGTATAGTTCCCAATAGCTATTCCACGTATACGATTTCATACTCTAGATTGAGAGTGGGTCctgagctagacacaaaaagccagatgcagatgctagtttaaactgaagatagacacaaaaagctggagtagaccgaagaagggtctcgaccaaaaacatcacccagagatgctgcctgcctgctgagttacaccagctttatgtgtctatcttcagtttaaaccagcatctagagtTGCTCCTCACACAGGTCCTAAGCATCCCCTTTGTTCCCTTTGCTCATTGGATTGAAGAAGACCACACTTCATTGGCTGACAGGTAAGTGGAGGTTTGTCAGCAATTGGATTAACTTTATTTACAGTGTGGCATGTATCTGAAAAAGTTTATTGGTGtattatttaattaattacaCTGGGGGGCTCATTGCATGACATTTTCTCTTGTAATCTATGTTTTCTTCTACGTGTGTGTTTAGAGAACTTGACACTGGTCTCAGTGAGTCAATATCCACTCTGATTTGGGCTGCTCCACGGCTACAGACTGAAGTAGTTGAACTTAGAGTTGTAAGTATTCCTTTTAACTGGATTACAAATTCACAATCTCCATCTACCCCCTTTCATTCAGGGAACTGGATGCAGGTCTGGCAGAGGCAATCTCTACACTAATCTGGGCTGCCCTAAGGTTGCCTTCAGAAGTAGTAGAGTTGAAAATAGTAAGTAGCGGGAATGGAGATAGTGCAGTTATAATATAGTCCTGTGCTTCTGCGTGTATTTTATATGCTTGTGTCTGGAATTAGATATTTGTGCTGCTTATAGCTAGATTTATTGGTCTTAGTATctttagttttattattttgtAGTTTAAACTTGTAGGTCCAAGGCTTGATTGATATTAGCTTGCCTAGTTTAATGTACAAGCAGTAGCAAATACAGCTCAGTTGCATGCAGCTTTGCTTtctcatctctaaactaatgtggAAAGCAGTAAGCTTTGTACATTCCTTTATCATTTTCATGCTACATTATTCTTTACTAACTGACAAAGTGCATGCTCGGATTCTAATCCATGCTAACGTTATCAATGCTTTATTATACAGTTAAGGATGTTATTTGATTTCAGATTTGGCTGTAAATGAAGTGCATGAGAGATTTGCAAGAAAAACATATAACGTTTGTGAAGCATTGTTTAGTAGGAGCATAGGTGAGGGTCAGGTTAGAACCCCAGTgagtgaggcatcttggtcggttggATCAAGATACAATAGAGAATAAGCCATTCATTCCCCCAAGGTTCGATCACTCACCATCATATTAAGGGTCATGTACAATGACCAATTATCCTaccagcctgtacatctttggaatgtgggaggaaacacaacaACCTGGGGGAAACCTGCACAATCACAGGTAAaatatgcaaacttcacacatacACAGCACCAAAGtcagaattgaatctgaatctctgacagtgtgaggcagcagatctgctAGATATGTGCAGAAAAGATACATGCAGTAGAGAATGTGGTGAGAAACTACACTAGAGTTTGTTTAGCATAAGAAataacaaattaataatatttatttaaattttcaGCTTGGCATATCTCGATTTTTTTTTTACGTTAGTTGTAGTCTGCACTTGAGGATTTTGTTTTTTGACTAAAGGTAGACAGTGGTTACAGAATAGACACTGAGACCCATGAACATTGTGGCAATCTTTATCAAGTTTTAATCTGGGCCTGATGAGTAGAGTTCAGGCTTGAAGCACAGCCAGTCTCCTTTTTTTTTCAAGCAGCACAATGGGATTTTTGCTAATATTAATAATTTACATATTTATTTTGAGtctatatgatttttttttaagtaccaATCCACCAGCGATTTTCCGgcatttttgtttccatttccataTCCTTGCAGGATTATCctttttgctggaccaacagagaaAAACAGCCTCAGGAGtggctgatgtggggggggggggacgtgtgggAAGGATttatggatgctggtttacactgaagatagacacaaaatggagtaactcagcgggacaggcagcatctgtggataaaaagaatgggtgatgtttcgggatgagaccttcttcagactggcagacTTTAtgcctactgaagaagggtctcgacccgaaacgtcacccatttcttctatccagagatgccggccCACAAATTCGACTGTGGATGTtggctatgggaacagatctgccggcTCTGCCCGGGCTGGAGTTCGAGAGCCTCGACCGTAGGGGGACAAATTCGATCTGCCTATCGTcacagaagtcccgatgaggttgtgATCTGCCGTTTCACCCAGCATAAGCGCAACCTTTTCAGGGGGACTTTAAGGGGGGGGTGTCCAGATTGTATAGAACATTTCATTTTCCTGCAACTCTGGACCGACAACGATATTTCAAAATCATTTTCTCTTGTAGGTTTCCGATCAGCTCTGTGCCAAATATAGTAAGGAATATGGAAAACTTTGCAGAACAAACCAAATAGGAACTGTGAATGAGAGGGTACGTGTAGTCTAATCTTCTTTTAAAATGCTTCGTTATTGTCAAAAATTATATTCAAAGTGTTTAGTATTCTCAATGTAGGAAGAAAAAGGGGGAATATTTATATCATGCCTTTCATGACATTGAAACATTCCATTGCTTTACACAGTGAATTCATTTTGAATTGTGGTCATTGATCCAATAAAGGAAAATCAGTTTACTCATATTAATGCCTAAAGGTAACAAAGCCATAATGACCATATAATCTGTTTTTAAACATCAGCACACTATCCCTGAATTCTCCTATTCTTCAACTTTGGGCCGTGAAATCTTTGAAGTCCATTTGAAGGAGCACCTGACTATACCATCCCATGTAAAGGAACAAAACTTTAACAGATTGCTCTGGCCTCTCGAGAATGCCTTCAGTCACTTTCTTTACAATGCTTTGGATATAAAAATGAGATATACTTAAAATTACCCCAGTATAAATTTGTTAGTTAAGTTATGGATAGGTTTGATGGATAGTAACTAATTTGTTTATAATTTGCTCTGATAGTTACCTGAATGTTAATGCTTTTATTCCTTTTTGATATCAACTCCATTCACTTTCAGCTCATGCTCAAGTTAAGTGTTGAAGCACCTCCCAAAATCCTAGTGGAGAGATACTTAATCGAGATAGCAAAGAACTATAATGTTCCATATGAACCTGATTCTGTTGTCATGGTATGTATATCTAAAGTTCATCTGACTAATTCTGTCTCTTATAGGGTATCATCATCAATAGGGTACATAATCATGCATGTTGAGTTGTAAGTGATTGATTGAAGTAGTTTGTTTGAAAGTGAACCCCTTAATTGTTTACTCTCtatttctataatattttcaCTATAACAATCCCAATCTTATCCTATCAATTATATTCCCTTTTGCTTTATCCGTCTCTTTCCCACCCTCTCTTTTCTGATTTCCACTTCTGATGACGGgtctttggcctgaaatgttaaatcttatttctcttgccacagatgctgcctcctttgcgtgtttccagtattttgttttcatttttgatCTACTTGTGCAGTCTTTGCACATAACTGAACTCATTAATTTATCTCTGATAGCATTCTGTTAAATCCCTGGATCCTTTCAACGATGCTTAACTAAATGCACCTAAAGACAAATATTACGCTGTGCATGTTTCTTCTGTTGCGACACGTACTGTTAAAATGGGTAGGATTTAAGATTGCTCTATTGAATGAAATTGTGTACTGATTCAATAGTTAAAgtgctttttattttcatttctaggGTGAAGTTCCAGTAGGAGTGGAAGCCGATTTGATTGATGTTGATAATGGAGGTAAAAAAGGTGGACCTggtggaggaggtggtggaggattCACAGCACCCACTGCAGGCATTATGTCAATGCCTGTACCACCTGTACCATTCTCTTACCCTCCAAGAAAAGGACCCGTAAGTTGTTAAACAGTGACTGTTAAATTTTAATTCTCCCTttacatgggcggcacggtggtacagcggtggagttactgccttacagcgcctgggacccaggttcgatcctgactacgggtgctgtttgtacggagtttgtacgttctccccgtgacctgcttgggttttctctgagatcttcggtttcctcccatattccaaagacgtacaggtttgtaggtaaattggctcggtatgatgtcaattgttcctagtgtgtgtaggatagtgttaatgtacgggaatcactggtcgaaacggactcggtgggccgaagtgcctgtttccgctcagtatctctaaactaaactagatttatGTGATATTGCTGGCAGTGAATTAATATAGCAAAGTAATAAAACCAACCAGATATGCGATCAGTCAAAAGACGGATAAGACGACGAAGGGGGAAATATTAGGAGGGTTTTAAGAACATCCAAAAAAATGGAGTAAAACGTAGAAATGTAAGAAGGAATTTGAAGAAGGCATGACCATCAATTGTgagcagagagagagatgctCAAGAAAGATGAGGCAATGAAATACTTTAAACAAATGGATGTTGGTTGTTAATTTGGAGGTCCTCAGAGTGCAAATAAATGTGAACCAGAAAACAAATCATATTGTGGGCTAGGAGATTCAGCAACAGTGCCTTGGATATGGTGCAGTAAATAATGAGAAACTGGCTAGGAAAACACTGATTGTAATCTTGATCATTCAAATATGGGACCTAAATTGAATTTTATTGACTCTTTGTGATTATAAACTAATTGGAGTTGTGCTTTTATGCAAAGTCATAATGTATTTGGGATGGAATATAAAGAACTCAATAGTTCACTGTATATTAAAATACAGGTTGTATTTGGATATAGTTAAAAGATTTTCATCAGGCAGTCTCTATATCTGGAGCCTTTGTTTTGACAAAGTGTAAGAATCTAAATCATCTGTGTTAATTAAACATTCCTGCTTCATAAATGATTCCTATCCATAGTCAGAAACTTTGTTCTTGAGTGAGCTGCGTTTTGTAGCTGTAAATCCTGACTCATTGACTTTCTTAGCTCAAAaccaaatgtttttttgttttttattgacCAAATTTAATAGAATATT from the Leucoraja erinacea ecotype New England chromosome 17, Leri_hhj_1, whole genome shotgun sequence genome contains:
- the ist1 gene encoding IST1 homolog isoform X2; translation: MLRAGFRSERLRVNLRLVINRLKLLEKKKTELAQKARKEIADYLAAGKDERARIRVEHIIREDYLVEAMEILELYCDLLLARFGMIQSMKELDAGLAEAISTLIWAALRLPSEVVELKIVSDQLCAKYSKEYGKLCRTNQIGTVNERLMLKLSVEAPPKILVERYLIEIAKNYNVPYEPDSVVMGEVPVGVEADLIDVDNGGKKGGPGGGGGGGFTAPTAGIMSMPVPPVPFSYPPRKGPDDFNGFSVDTYQPFNNFQPPNIGGNPPPIPMQPPTYESIDDVSSTDTHLPLSKLPGPSAPTAAPRKTFGPAAPGPSDFIYDNLTLPELPSVPDTLPATSVGGTSTASEDIDFDDLSRRFEDLKKKT
- the ist1 gene encoding IST1 homolog isoform X3; amino-acid sequence: MLRAGFRSERLRVNLRLVINRLKLLEKKKTELAQKARKEIADYLAAGKDERARIRVEHIIREDYLVEAMEILELYCDLLLARFGMIQSMKELDTGLSESISTLIWAAPRLQTEVVELRVVSDQLCAKYSKEYGKLCRTNQIGTVNERLMLKLSVEAPPKILVERYLIEIAKNYNVPYEPDSVVMGEVPVGVEADLIDVDNGGKKGGPGGGGGGGFTAPTAGIMSMPVPPVPFSYPPRKGPIDDVSSTDTHLPLSKLPGPSAPTAAPRKTFGPAAPGPSDFIYDNLTLPELPSVPDTLPATSVGGTSTASEDIDFDDLSRRFEDLKKKT
- the ist1 gene encoding IST1 homolog isoform X1 yields the protein MLRAGFRSERLRVNLRLVINRLKLLEKKKTELAQKARKEIADYLAAGKDERARIRVEHIIREDYLVEAMEILELYCDLLLARFGMIQSMKELDTGLSESISTLIWAAPRLQTEVVELRVVSDQLCAKYSKEYGKLCRTNQIGTVNERLMLKLSVEAPPKILVERYLIEIAKNYNVPYEPDSVVMGEVPVGVEADLIDVDNGGKKGGPGGGGGGGFTAPTAGIMSMPVPPVPFSYPPRKGPDDFNGFSVDTYQPFNNFQPPNIGGNPPPIPMQPPTYESIDDVSSTDTHLPLSKLPGPSAPTAAPRKTFGPAAPGPSDFIYDNLTLPELPSVPDTLPATSVGGTSTASEDIDFDDLSRRFEDLKKKT